A single genomic interval of Pan paniscus chromosome 18, NHGRI_mPanPan1-v2.0_pri, whole genome shotgun sequence harbors:
- the LOC129394244 gene encoding serine/threonine-protein kinase SMG1-like isoform X2 — translation MSRRAPGSRLSGGGGGGGTNGTKYPRSWNDWQPRTDSASADPGNLKYSSSGDRGGSSSYGLQPSNSAVVSQQRHDDTRVHADIQNDEKERSMSYCDESRLSNLLRRITRENDRDRRLATVKQLKEFIQQPENKLVLVKQLDNILAAVHDVLNESKLLQELRQEGACCLGLLCASLSYEAEKIFKWIFSKFSSSAKDEVKLLYLCATYKALETVGEKKAFSSVMQLVITSLQSILENVDTPELLCRCVKCILLVARCYPHIFSTNFRDTIGILVGWHRDHTQKPSLTQQVSEFLMRFQGWLQSLEPFWVADLAFSTPLVGQFLEDMEAYAEDLSHVASGESVDEDVPPPSVSLPKLAALLRVFSTVVRSIGERLSPIRALQLLRHT, via the exons aacTGATAGTGCATCAGCCGACCcaggtaatttaaaatattcttcatcCGGAGATAGAGGTGGTTCTTCCTCTTACGGACTGCAACCTTCAAATTCAGCTGTGGTGTCTCAGCAAAGGCACGATGATACCAGAGTCCACGCTGACATACAGAATGACGAAAagg AGAGATCGATGTCTTATTGTGATGAGTCTCGACTGTCAAATCTTCTTCGGAGGATCACCCGGGAAAACGACCGAGACCGAAGATTGGCTACTGTAAAGCAGTTGAAAGAATTTATTCAGCAACCAGAAAATAAGCTG gtaCTAGTTAAACAATTGGATAATATCTTGGCTGCTGTACATGACGTGCTTAATGAAAG CAAATTGCTTCAGGAGTTGAGACAGGAGGGAGCTTGCTGTCTCGGCCTTCTTTGTGCTTCTCTGAGCTATGAGGCTGAGAAGATCTTCAAGTGGATTTTTAGCAAATTTAGCTCATCTGCAAAAGATGAAGTTAAACTCCTCTACTTATGTGCCACCTACAAAGCACTAGAGACTGTAGGAGAAAAGAAAGCCTTTTCATCTGTAATGCAG cttgtAATAACCAGCCTGCAGTCAATTCTTGAAAATGTGGATACACCAGAATTGCTTTGCAGATGTGTTAAGTGCATTCTTTTGGTGGCTCGATGTTACCCTCATATTTTCAGCACTAATTTTAGG GATACAATTGGTATATTAGTTGGATGGCATAGAGATCATACTCAGAAACCTTCGCTCACGCAGCAGGTATCTG AATTTCTTATGCGATTCCAAGGGTGGTTGCAGAGTTTGGAGCCATTTTGGGTAGCTGATCTTGCATTTTCTACGCCTCTTGTTGGTCAGTTTCTAGAAGACATGGAAGCATATGCTGAG GACCTCAGCCATGTGGCCTCTGGGGAATCAGTGGATGAAGACGTCCCTCCTCCATCAGTGTCATTACCAAAGCTGGCTGCGCTTCTCCGGGTATTTAGTACTGTGGTGAGGAGCATTGGGGAACGCCTCAGCCCAATTCGGGCCCTCCAATTACTGAGGCATACGTAA
- the LOC129394244 gene encoding serine/threonine-protein kinase SMG1-like isoform X1: protein MSRRAPGSRLSGGGGGGGTNGTKYPRSWNDWQPRTDSASADPGNLKYSSSGDRGGSSSYGLQPSNSAVVSQQRHDDTRVHADIQNDEKERSMSYCDESRLSNLLRRITRENDRDRRLATVKQLKEFIQQPENKLVLVKQLDNILAAVHDVLNESSKLLQELRQEGACCLGLLCASLSYEAEKIFKWIFSKFSSSAKDEVKLLYLCATYKALETVGEKKAFSSVMQLVITSLQSILENVDTPELLCRCVKCILLVARCYPHIFSTNFRDTIGILVGWHRDHTQKPSLTQQVSEFLMRFQGWLQSLEPFWVADLAFSTPLVGQFLEDMEAYAEDLSHVASGESVDEDVPPPSVSLPKLAALLRVFSTVVRSIGERLSPIRALQLLRHT, encoded by the exons aacTGATAGTGCATCAGCCGACCcaggtaatttaaaatattcttcatcCGGAGATAGAGGTGGTTCTTCCTCTTACGGACTGCAACCTTCAAATTCAGCTGTGGTGTCTCAGCAAAGGCACGATGATACCAGAGTCCACGCTGACATACAGAATGACGAAAagg AGAGATCGATGTCTTATTGTGATGAGTCTCGACTGTCAAATCTTCTTCGGAGGATCACCCGGGAAAACGACCGAGACCGAAGATTGGCTACTGTAAAGCAGTTGAAAGAATTTATTCAGCAACCAGAAAATAAGCTG gtaCTAGTTAAACAATTGGATAATATCTTGGCTGCTGTACATGACGTGCTTAATGAAAG TAGCAAATTGCTTCAGGAGTTGAGACAGGAGGGAGCTTGCTGTCTCGGCCTTCTTTGTGCTTCTCTGAGCTATGAGGCTGAGAAGATCTTCAAGTGGATTTTTAGCAAATTTAGCTCATCTGCAAAAGATGAAGTTAAACTCCTCTACTTATGTGCCACCTACAAAGCACTAGAGACTGTAGGAGAAAAGAAAGCCTTTTCATCTGTAATGCAG cttgtAATAACCAGCCTGCAGTCAATTCTTGAAAATGTGGATACACCAGAATTGCTTTGCAGATGTGTTAAGTGCATTCTTTTGGTGGCTCGATGTTACCCTCATATTTTCAGCACTAATTTTAGG GATACAATTGGTATATTAGTTGGATGGCATAGAGATCATACTCAGAAACCTTCGCTCACGCAGCAGGTATCTG AATTTCTTATGCGATTCCAAGGGTGGTTGCAGAGTTTGGAGCCATTTTGGGTAGCTGATCTTGCATTTTCTACGCCTCTTGTTGGTCAGTTTCTAGAAGACATGGAAGCATATGCTGAG GACCTCAGCCATGTGGCCTCTGGGGAATCAGTGGATGAAGACGTCCCTCCTCCATCAGTGTCATTACCAAAGCTGGCTGCGCTTCTCCGGGTATTTAGTACTGTGGTGAGGAGCATTGGGGAACGCCTCAGCCCAATTCGGGCCCTCCAATTACTGAGGCATACGTAA